One segment of Mycolicibacterium sp. YH-1 DNA contains the following:
- a CDS encoding acyl-CoA dehydrogenase family protein, producing the protein MSEFDALCANNDDLAELRSAVRSFLAADRDRYGWRPAVDCWLSRWDADFSIRLAKAGFVGLTIPVEYGGRGLGYLHRYVVTEEMLAHGAPVGAHWIADRQVAPALLTYGSEEQRRRLLPRIAEGRLYSAIGMSEYGAGSDLAAVATRATRSDDGWVLNGSKVWTSGAHEAHQVVVLARSSPLDPEHRHAGFSQFIVPTDAPGVTIEPIILMNGEHHFNEVRFDDVALSDGDLLGDVGDGWHQVTSELGFERSGPERFLSTATLLFATIDALGRRDVDDRTAAEVGDLLARMISLRQLSISVARALTEGQDANARAALVKDLGTRFEQDSVEIAADLIDALDGPDTEPLRAMLATARVHSPLFTLRGGTNEVLRGVVAKALA; encoded by the coding sequence GTGAGCGAATTCGACGCGCTGTGCGCCAACAACGACGACCTGGCTGAACTACGGTCCGCGGTCCGGTCGTTTCTCGCCGCGGACCGTGACCGGTACGGCTGGCGGCCTGCCGTCGACTGCTGGTTGTCCCGGTGGGACGCCGACTTCAGCATCCGGTTGGCGAAGGCGGGTTTCGTCGGTCTGACCATTCCCGTCGAGTACGGCGGACGCGGGTTGGGTTATCTGCACCGGTATGTGGTGACCGAGGAGATGCTCGCGCACGGAGCGCCGGTCGGGGCGCACTGGATCGCCGACCGTCAGGTCGCGCCCGCGCTGCTGACCTACGGTTCCGAGGAGCAGCGGCGCAGGCTGCTACCCCGCATCGCCGAGGGCCGGTTGTACTCCGCGATCGGTATGAGCGAGTACGGCGCGGGCTCCGATCTCGCCGCTGTCGCCACCCGGGCCACCCGCTCGGATGACGGCTGGGTCCTCAACGGCTCCAAGGTGTGGACCAGCGGCGCCCACGAGGCCCACCAGGTGGTGGTGCTGGCCAGGAGCAGTCCGCTGGACCCCGAGCACAGGCACGCCGGCTTCAGCCAGTTCATCGTGCCCACCGACGCGCCCGGCGTCACCATCGAGCCGATCATTCTCATGAACGGCGAACACCACTTCAACGAGGTGCGCTTCGACGACGTCGCGCTGTCCGATGGCGACCTGCTCGGCGATGTCGGTGACGGGTGGCATCAGGTGACCTCCGAACTCGGCTTCGAGCGCAGCGGCCCCGAGCGTTTTCTGTCAACGGCCACACTGCTTTTCGCGACCATCGACGCGCTGGGCCGCCGCGACGTCGACGACCGCACGGCCGCCGAGGTCGGCGACCTGCTGGCGCGGATGATCTCGTTGCGCCAACTGTCGATATCGGTGGCGCGGGCGCTGACCGAGGGGCAGGACGCCAATGCGCGCGCCGCGCTGGTGAAGGATCTGGGCACCCGGTTCGAGCAGGACTCGGTGGAGATCGCCGCCGACCTCATCGACGCCCTCGACGGACCCGATACCGAACCGCTGCGCGCGATGCTGGCCACGGCGCGCGTGCACTCACCACTTTTCACCCTGCGCGGCGGTACCAATGAGGTTCTGCGCGGTGTCGTCGCGAAGGCCCTGGCATGA
- a CDS encoding acyl-CoA dehydrogenase, whose amino-acid sequence MGHYKSNVRDLEFNLFEVLDLEKVLATGEFGDLDPATVREMLAEAARQAEGPLAEAFAESDRHPPTFDPDTHTVTLPEPFKKSVRTWQQGEWFRIGLVEEVGGMPAPSMVTWAINEFALGAQPAAFIYLAGPVLANILYHIGNEQQKHWAAMAIDRNWGATMVLTEPDAGSDVGAGRTKAVEQPDGTWHLDGVKRFITSGDSDDLFENIMHMVLARPEGAGPGTKGLSLFLVPKFMPDPQTGEPGERNGVYVTNLEHKMGLKVSATCELTFGQHDRPAVGWLVGDVHNGIAQMFKIIEYARMMVGTKAISTLSTGYLNALEYAKTRIQGADLTQMTDKSAPRVSILHHPDVRRALMTQKAYAEGLRSLYLYTAAHQDPSAAFVVSGADAALAERVNDLLLPIVKGVGSERAYQTLTESLQTFGGSGFLQDYPIEQYIRDAKIDSLYEGTTAIQAQDFFFRKIARDQGVALGHISGQIQAFLTSESAREELADCRVLLATALADVQAMVATMTGFLIASQESSRELYRLGLESVSFLFAVGDLVISWLLLRGAEIALGSLDGEVSDRDRAYYQGKVGAARFFAKNVLPRLTADRRKIDDVDLAVMELAEESF is encoded by the coding sequence ATGGGCCACTACAAGAGCAATGTGCGCGATCTGGAATTCAACCTCTTCGAAGTCCTGGATCTGGAGAAGGTGCTCGCCACCGGAGAGTTCGGCGATCTGGACCCCGCCACGGTGCGGGAGATGTTGGCCGAGGCTGCCCGACAGGCCGAGGGGCCGCTGGCCGAGGCGTTCGCCGAGTCCGACCGCCATCCACCGACATTCGATCCCGACACCCACACGGTGACGCTGCCCGAGCCGTTCAAGAAATCGGTGCGGACGTGGCAGCAGGGCGAGTGGTTCCGCATCGGACTGGTCGAGGAGGTCGGCGGTATGCCCGCGCCCTCGATGGTGACCTGGGCGATCAACGAGTTCGCGCTCGGCGCTCAGCCCGCCGCGTTCATCTACCTCGCCGGTCCGGTTCTCGCGAACATCCTCTACCACATCGGCAACGAGCAGCAGAAGCATTGGGCCGCAATGGCTATCGATCGCAACTGGGGCGCGACGATGGTGCTCACGGAACCCGACGCCGGCTCCGACGTCGGTGCCGGACGCACCAAGGCCGTCGAGCAGCCCGACGGGACGTGGCACCTGGACGGTGTGAAGCGCTTCATCACCTCGGGTGACTCCGACGACCTCTTCGAGAACATCATGCACATGGTGCTGGCGCGCCCCGAGGGCGCTGGTCCGGGCACCAAGGGGCTATCGCTGTTCCTGGTCCCCAAGTTTATGCCCGACCCGCAGACCGGTGAGCCGGGCGAACGCAACGGCGTCTACGTCACCAACCTCGAACACAAGATGGGGCTGAAGGTCTCGGCGACGTGCGAGCTGACGTTCGGCCAGCACGATCGGCCCGCCGTCGGCTGGCTGGTGGGCGATGTGCACAACGGCATCGCGCAGATGTTCAAGATCATCGAGTACGCGCGAATGATGGTCGGCACCAAGGCCATATCGACGCTGTCGACGGGATACCTCAACGCTCTGGAGTACGCGAAGACCCGTATCCAGGGAGCCGATCTGACGCAGATGACCGACAAGTCGGCACCGCGGGTCAGCATTCTGCACCACCCCGACGTTCGGCGAGCGTTGATGACCCAGAAGGCCTACGCCGAGGGGCTGCGGTCGCTGTACCTGTACACCGCAGCACACCAGGACCCGTCGGCCGCGTTCGTCGTATCGGGGGCCGACGCCGCGCTCGCCGAGCGGGTCAACGATCTGCTGCTGCCGATCGTCAAGGGCGTGGGCTCCGAGCGCGCCTATCAGACGCTCACCGAGAGCCTGCAGACCTTCGGCGGGTCGGGCTTCCTGCAGGACTATCCGATCGAGCAGTACATCCGCGACGCGAAGATCGACTCGCTGTATGAGGGCACCACCGCCATCCAGGCGCAGGACTTCTTCTTCCGCAAGATCGCCCGCGATCAAGGTGTCGCGCTTGGCCACATCTCCGGGCAGATACAGGCCTTCCTGACCAGCGAGTCCGCTCGCGAGGAACTCGCCGACTGCCGGGTGCTGCTGGCCACGGCCCTGGCCGACGTGCAGGCCATGGTCGCCACGATGACCGGATTCCTGATCGCCTCGCAGGAGAGTTCCCGTGAGCTGTACCGGTTGGGGCTGGAGTCGGTGTCGTTCCTGTTCGCCGTCGGCGATCTGGTGATCAGCTGGCTGCTGCTGCGCGGCGCAGAGATCGCGCTCGGTTCACTCGACGGCGAAGTCTCCGACCGCGACCGTGCCTACTACCAGGGCAAGGTCGGCGCGGCCCGGTTCTTCGCCAAGAACGTGCTCCCGCGACTGACCGCCGACCGGCGCAAGATCGACGATGTCGACCTGGCGGTCATGGAACTCGCCGAAGAGTCCTTCTAG
- a CDS encoding aldehyde dehydrogenase, with protein MTQSTAFKTEWDKLFIGGKWVEPSTTEVIEVHSPATGELVGKVPLAAEADVNAACAAARKAFDEGPWPQMSPQERGAVLAAAVKIMEERADELKFLLGAETGQPPTIVDMMQYGAAMSAFVHYAGAADKFTWRDFRDGVYGQTMVVREPIGVVGAVTAWNVPFFLAANKLGPALLAGCTIVLKPASETPLSVFAMAEMFAEAGLPEGVLSIVPGGPETGRALTSNPELDKYTFTGSSAVGKEIAKIAAENLKACTLELGGKSAAIILEDADLDSTLPMLVFSGLMNTGQACVGQTRILAPRSRYDEVVEKLSAAVAAMPVGGSDNAGAMIGPLISERQRERVEGYIKQGVDEGARIVTGGGRPEGLDDGWFVQPTVFADVDNSMVIAQEEIFGPVLAVIAYDTEDDAVRIANDSVYGLAGSVYTTDNDKAMKIASKIRTGTYAVNMYAFDPGAPFGGYKNSGIGRENGWEGIESYCEQKSILLPFGYTPA; from the coding sequence ATGACACAGAGCACGGCGTTCAAGACCGAGTGGGACAAGTTGTTCATCGGCGGCAAGTGGGTCGAGCCGTCGACGACCGAGGTCATCGAGGTGCACTCCCCGGCGACGGGTGAGCTGGTCGGCAAGGTTCCGCTGGCCGCCGAGGCCGACGTGAACGCCGCCTGCGCCGCCGCCCGCAAGGCCTTCGACGAAGGCCCGTGGCCGCAGATGTCGCCGCAGGAGCGGGGCGCGGTGCTCGCTGCCGCCGTCAAGATCATGGAGGAGCGCGCCGATGAGCTGAAGTTCCTCCTGGGTGCCGAGACCGGCCAGCCGCCGACGATCGTCGACATGATGCAGTACGGCGCCGCGATGTCGGCGTTCGTCCACTACGCGGGTGCCGCCGACAAGTTCACCTGGCGCGACTTCCGTGACGGCGTCTACGGCCAGACGATGGTGGTTCGCGAGCCGATCGGTGTCGTCGGCGCGGTCACCGCATGGAACGTGCCGTTCTTCCTGGCTGCCAACAAGCTCGGCCCCGCACTGCTGGCCGGCTGCACCATCGTGCTCAAGCCGGCCTCCGAGACACCGCTGTCGGTGTTCGCCATGGCCGAGATGTTCGCCGAGGCGGGCTTGCCCGAGGGCGTGTTGTCGATCGTGCCCGGCGGCCCGGAGACCGGCCGCGCGCTGACGTCCAACCCCGAGCTCGACAAGTACACGTTCACCGGCAGCAGTGCGGTCGGCAAGGAGATCGCCAAGATAGCGGCCGAGAACCTCAAGGCCTGCACGCTGGAGCTCGGCGGCAAGTCGGCGGCCATCATCCTCGAGGACGCCGATCTCGACTCGACGCTGCCGATGCTGGTGTTCTCCGGCCTGATGAACACCGGCCAGGCCTGTGTGGGTCAGACCCGCATCCTCGCGCCGCGGTCGCGCTACGACGAGGTCGTGGAGAAGCTGTCGGCCGCAGTCGCCGCGATGCCGGTCGGTGGGTCGGACAACGCGGGCGCGATGATCGGCCCGCTGATCTCCGAGCGGCAGCGTGAGCGCGTCGAGGGTTACATCAAGCAGGGCGTCGACGAGGGTGCGCGCATCGTCACCGGCGGCGGCCGCCCCGAGGGGCTCGACGACGGCTGGTTCGTGCAGCCGACGGTGTTCGCCGACGTCGACAACTCCATGGTCATCGCGCAGGAGGAGATCTTCGGACCCGTCCTCGCGGTGATCGCCTACGACACCGAGGACGACGCGGTCCGGATCGCCAACGACTCGGTCTACGGCCTGGCCGGCAGCGTCTACACCACCGACAACGACAAGGCGATGAAGATCGCGTCCAAGATCCGTACCGGCACCTACGCGGTCAACATGTACGCGTTCGACCCGGGCGCGCCGTTCGGTGGCTACAAGAACTCGGGCATCGGCCGTGAGAACGGCTGGGAGGGCATCGAGTCCTACTGCGAGCAGAAGAGCATCCTGCTGCCGTTCGGCTACACCCCGGCGTAG
- a CDS encoding dihydrofolate reductase family protein — MACIYYTASSLDGFIVDENDSLAWLLTRDIDVDGPFGYEAFAKSVGALVMGSSTYEWVRDNQPGDWMYEQPSWVLTSRPGIIADGHPVHTFSGQITGLYPTLVEAAADRDVWLLGGGHVAAQFVAAGLVDEIIVSYAPCSLGAGARVLPTRSEWKLLESAVNGDFVCARWAKAA; from the coding sequence ATGGCCTGCATTTACTACACCGCGTCGAGCCTGGACGGCTTCATCGTCGACGAGAACGACAGCCTGGCCTGGCTGCTGACGCGCGACATCGACGTCGATGGCCCGTTCGGCTACGAGGCATTCGCGAAATCCGTTGGCGCACTGGTGATGGGCTCCAGTACCTACGAGTGGGTCCGCGACAACCAGCCCGGTGACTGGATGTATGAACAGCCGTCGTGGGTGCTCACCAGCCGGCCGGGAATCATCGCCGACGGCCATCCGGTGCACACGTTCTCGGGTCAGATCACCGGCCTGTACCCGACGCTGGTGGAGGCGGCGGCCGACAGGGACGTCTGGCTGCTCGGTGGTGGGCACGTCGCCGCGCAGTTCGTCGCCGCTGGCCTGGTGGACGAGATCATCGTCTCCTACGCACCGTGTTCGCTGGGTGCGGGGGCTCGCGTGTTGCCCACACGATCGGAGTGGAAGCTCCTCGAGTCGGCCGTCAACGGCGACTTCGTCTGCGCACGCTGGGCGAAGGCCGCCTGA
- a CDS encoding glycosyltransferase family 4 protein encodes MSHPSSPGSLRSCPPTRVRSALLLCWRDTGHPQGGGSETYLQRVGAALAADGVRVTLRTARYPGAPRNETVDGVAINRAGGPYSVYVLAMFAMIGARIGVGPLRRVRPDVVIDTQNGLPFLARVVFGTRAVVLVHHCHREQWPVAGRVLSRIGWFVESRLSPRAHRGNQYVTVSLPSARDLADLGVDPGHVAVVRNGVDEAPVETLTPPRSDTPTVVVLSRLVPHKQIEDVLDAVARLLPVIPDLRLEILGGGWWHDRLVEHAAGLGIADSVTFHGHVDEHAKHLVLQRSWVHLLPSRKEGWGLAVIEAAQHAVPTIGYRSSGGLTDSVVDGVTGLLVDDLDDLVSATERLLLDGVLRAELGAKAQVRSGEFSWRQSADAMRTVLDATVDGRRIGGLV; translated from the coding sequence ATGTCTCACCCATCAAGTCCCGGGTCGCTTCGCTCCTGCCCTCCGACCCGTGTCCGCTCCGCGCTGCTGTTGTGCTGGCGCGACACCGGACACCCGCAGGGCGGTGGCAGCGAGACCTACCTGCAGCGTGTTGGCGCCGCGCTGGCGGCTGACGGCGTGCGTGTCACGCTGCGCACCGCCCGCTACCCGGGCGCGCCCCGGAACGAGACGGTCGACGGCGTCGCGATCAACCGCGCGGGCGGCCCCTACTCGGTGTACGTCCTCGCGATGTTCGCGATGATCGGCGCACGGATCGGCGTCGGGCCGTTGCGTCGAGTCCGCCCGGACGTCGTGATCGACACCCAGAACGGCCTGCCGTTCCTGGCCCGCGTCGTGTTCGGGACCCGCGCCGTGGTGCTGGTGCATCACTGTCACCGCGAGCAGTGGCCGGTGGCGGGCCGCGTGCTGAGCCGGATCGGCTGGTTCGTGGAGTCGCGGCTGTCACCGCGCGCGCACCGCGGCAACCAGTACGTCACGGTGTCGTTGCCATCGGCGCGTGACCTCGCCGATCTCGGCGTCGATCCCGGACATGTCGCGGTCGTGCGCAACGGCGTCGACGAGGCCCCTGTGGAGACCTTGACCCCGCCCCGTTCTGACACACCGACAGTGGTGGTGCTGTCACGTCTGGTCCCGCACAAGCAGATCGAGGACGTGCTGGACGCCGTCGCGCGGCTGCTGCCGGTCATACCGGATCTGCGACTGGAGATCCTCGGTGGCGGCTGGTGGCACGACAGGCTCGTCGAGCATGCCGCGGGCCTCGGCATCGCAGACTCGGTGACATTCCACGGGCACGTTGATGAACACGCCAAACACCTGGTGCTGCAGCGCAGTTGGGTGCATCTGCTGCCATCGCGCAAGGAGGGCTGGGGCCTGGCCGTCATCGAGGCCGCCCAGCACGCGGTGCCGACCATCGGCTACCGGTCCTCTGGCGGGCTGACCGACTCCGTCGTCGACGGGGTCACCGGACTGCTCGTCGACGACCTCGACGATCTCGTGTCGGCGACCGAACGCCTGCTGCTCGACGGGGTGCTGCGCGCCGAGCTGGGTGCCAAGGCCCAGGTGCGCAGCGGCGAGTTCTCCTGGCGCCAAAGCGCTGACGCCATGCGCACTGTGCTGGACGCGACTGTCGACGGCCGCCGAATCGGCGGGCTCGTCTAG
- a CDS encoding helix-turn-helix domain-containing protein — MHPYSLTVSDQPNSRRDRLRELLDAVVDGDNSDVADMARSSFASEFHFSRQVRRLTGEPPAALRRRVMLERAAWRLQRGEGVAAVAADEGWSSAEVFSRAFRRSYGVPPSQAADVDFWLTAPNGLHFHPPESLWLRGDPNDTAPDVSQLMVAHDLADTDHLIAHAMELTEEQWTERLSPGQVVLEWDGEEESVGAVLGAIVWTKQVWLASIEGRDQPTRLPRRSAADLADDHRGIAARWSAMIADHAQQGRLGDTVIDALCDPPESFQLYGIVAHVLTYSAHRRELVRAMLARHGVRTGLGDPLDWMRGN, encoded by the coding sequence ATGCACCCATACTCGTTGACTGTGAGCGACCAACCGAACTCGCGCCGCGACCGCCTACGCGAACTGCTCGACGCGGTGGTCGACGGCGATAACTCCGATGTCGCCGACATGGCACGCAGCAGCTTCGCCTCGGAGTTCCACTTCTCCCGCCAGGTGCGTCGGTTGACGGGAGAGCCGCCCGCGGCGCTGCGTCGCCGCGTCATGCTCGAGCGCGCCGCGTGGCGTCTGCAGCGGGGGGAGGGTGTCGCGGCCGTCGCCGCCGACGAGGGGTGGTCGTCGGCCGAGGTGTTCTCCCGGGCGTTCCGGCGCTCCTACGGTGTCCCGCCGTCGCAGGCCGCCGACGTCGACTTCTGGCTGACCGCACCCAACGGGCTGCACTTTCACCCGCCCGAGTCGCTGTGGTTGCGCGGCGATCCGAACGACACGGCACCCGATGTCTCCCAGCTCATGGTCGCCCATGACCTCGCCGACACCGACCACCTCATCGCCCACGCGATGGAGCTGACCGAAGAGCAATGGACGGAACGGCTTTCACCCGGGCAGGTGGTACTGGAATGGGACGGTGAGGAGGAGTCCGTCGGCGCGGTACTCGGGGCGATCGTCTGGACCAAACAGGTGTGGCTGGCCAGCATCGAGGGCCGGGACCAGCCCACGCGTCTCCCACGCAGGTCGGCGGCTGACCTGGCCGACGACCACCGTGGCATCGCCGCCCGCTGGAGCGCGATGATCGCCGACCACGCACAACAGGGCCGTCTCGGTGACACCGTCATCGACGCGCTGTGCGATCCGCCGGAGTCCTTCCAGCTCTACGGCATCGTCGCGCACGTTCTGACCTACTCCGCGCATCGGCGCGAACTCGTACGAGCGATGCTCGCCCGCCATGGCGTGCGCACCGGGCTCGGCGACCCACTGGACTGGATGAGAGGAAACTGA
- a CDS encoding DUF3068 domain-containing protein — MNRAVALRIAACGLMGLGAALLIAALLLSTYTTSKIAKIPLDIDTTLVSDGTGTAFKPSSLTEPKFVVDEDVPIVLQQQISVESPANADVVTLQVGDTLRRADKQQDNGLLLAMVDTVTLDRKTALAVSSDTNPGGAVQKPRSIEDKNPPTNVALPHEGLTYRFPFDTEKKTYPFFDPIAQKPYDANYEGEEDVNGLTTYRFTQNVGYDDEGKLVEPIKYASLYENDEDAQVTARAELWGLPADDPMDPITMTRYYAAQRSFWVDPVSGTIVKSEEHGFHYYAREALKPEVTFADYKITSTDETVESQVASARDEGDTLALWGRILPITFTALGLLTLVGGALLGTFTLRAESALIDPGLDDADHGFFGRRSTEDSGPMPAAEAKTEKLPTQRPSELPPDRPV, encoded by the coding sequence TTGAACCGCGCTGTGGCGCTGCGTATCGCAGCGTGCGGGCTCATGGGATTGGGCGCCGCCCTTCTCATCGCCGCACTGTTGTTGTCCACGTACACGACGAGCAAGATCGCAAAGATCCCGCTCGACATCGACACCACGTTGGTCAGTGACGGGACCGGCACAGCCTTCAAGCCGTCCTCGCTGACTGAGCCGAAGTTCGTCGTCGACGAGGACGTCCCGATCGTCCTGCAGCAGCAGATCAGCGTGGAGTCACCGGCGAACGCCGACGTCGTCACGCTCCAGGTCGGCGACACTCTGCGCCGCGCCGACAAGCAGCAGGACAACGGTCTGCTGCTGGCGATGGTCGACACCGTCACACTCGACCGCAAGACCGCCCTGGCGGTGTCCAGTGACACCAACCCGGGTGGCGCCGTGCAGAAGCCGCGCAGCATCGAGGACAAGAACCCGCCGACCAACGTCGCGTTGCCGCACGAGGGGCTGACCTACCGGTTCCCATTCGACACCGAGAAGAAGACCTACCCGTTCTTCGACCCGATCGCACAGAAGCCGTACGACGCGAACTACGAGGGTGAAGAGGACGTCAACGGCCTGACCACCTACCGGTTCACCCAGAACGTCGGCTACGACGACGAGGGCAAGCTGGTCGAGCCGATCAAGTACGCCTCCCTGTACGAGAACGACGAGGACGCCCAGGTCACGGCGCGCGCCGAACTGTGGGGCCTGCCTGCTGACGATCCGATGGATCCCATCACGATGACGCGCTACTACGCCGCGCAGCGCAGCTTCTGGGTCGACCCGGTGTCGGGCACCATCGTGAAGTCCGAGGAGCACGGCTTCCACTACTACGCACGCGAGGCCCTGAAGCCCGAGGTCACGTTCGCCGACTACAAGATCACCTCCACCGATGAGACCGTCGAGTCGCAGGTGGCCAGTGCCCGTGACGAGGGCGACACTCTCGCCCTGTGGGGTCGCATCCTGCCCATCACCTTCACCGCGCTGGGACTCCTCACGCTTGTCGGCGGTGCGCTGCTGGGGACGTTCACCCTGCGCGCCGAGTCGGCGCTGATCGACCCGGGTCTCGACGACGCCGACCACGGCTTCTTCGGTAGACGCTCGACCGAGGACTCCGGTCCGATGCCCGCTGCGGAGGCGAAGACGGAAAAGCTGCCCACGCAGCGGCCGTCGGAACTGCCGCCCGACAGACCGGTCTGA
- a CDS encoding bifunctional 2-polyprenyl-6-hydroxyphenol methylase/3-demethylubiquinol 3-O-methyltransferase UbiG, translating into MVVSKIPGRWATLRRSVRLLSEFRFEQSDPARFYGALADDTVALVASLWTALCGTTPAGRTLLDVGGGPGYFADAFADAGMHYIGVEPDPSEMHAGPAGEPGAGTFVRASGMALPFADDSVEVCLSSNVAEHVREPWLLGNEMLRVTRPGGLVVLSYTVWLGPFGGHEMGLTHYLGGARAADRYARRHGRRPKNDYGSSLFAVSAADGLEWAASTGALVAAFPRYHPRWAWWTVRVPLLREFTVSNLVLVLRPS; encoded by the coding sequence GTGGTCGTCAGCAAAATTCCGGGCCGCTGGGCGACGCTGCGGCGCTCGGTACGGCTGCTCAGCGAGTTCAGGTTCGAACAGAGCGATCCGGCGCGGTTCTACGGCGCGCTGGCCGATGACACCGTCGCGCTCGTCGCGTCGTTGTGGACGGCGCTGTGCGGCACGACGCCTGCGGGACGGACGCTGCTCGACGTCGGCGGCGGGCCCGGCTACTTCGCCGACGCGTTCGCCGACGCCGGGATGCACTACATCGGCGTTGAGCCCGACCCGTCCGAGATGCACGCCGGACCTGCGGGCGAACCCGGGGCTGGCACGTTCGTGCGGGCCTCGGGCATGGCGCTGCCGTTCGCCGACGACAGCGTCGAGGTCTGCCTGTCATCGAACGTCGCCGAGCACGTGCGCGAACCCTGGCTGCTGGGCAACGAGATGCTGCGCGTGACGCGCCCCGGCGGCCTGGTGGTGCTGTCCTACACGGTGTGGCTTGGTCCGTTCGGCGGTCACGAGATGGGCCTGACGCACTATCTGGGCGGGGCACGCGCCGCCGACCGCTATGCCCGCAGGCACGGCCGCCGGCCCAAGAACGACTACGGCTCCTCGTTGTTCGCCGTCTCCGCCGCCGACGGTCTCGAGTGGGCGGCGAGCACGGGCGCGCTGGTCGCCGCATTCCCCCGCTACCACCCGCGATGGGCGTGGTGGACGGTGCGCGTGCCACTGTTGAGGGAGTTCACGGTGAGCAATCTGGTGCTTGTGCTGCGACCTTCCTGA